Proteins co-encoded in one Colletes latitarsis isolate SP2378_abdomen chromosome 2, iyColLati1, whole genome shotgun sequence genomic window:
- the LOC143347543 gene encoding uncharacterized protein LOC143347543 produces MIAQIRLLVLLVASALVAVGFAHPELEVYNGSQGRVSVQINELFDEMVPAIREIILKDSLDPLPMSDYSKQLGGILGLKGSLSMTNGQLVGLSTITRGDDIVLTYDNKTLTVDISLKFDVLDLKYNYYLKYAIISRKGLFDGRFTTMKMRAVVSINFDSYKILLDSLKITAIQKVDVKLEGHAFDKVVNAVMKVVVDVFKANVVKTIETKCAVTFEKVLGKINGRIPKPDNQLMKYVDYDFLKNVPTTFTYVAI; encoded by the exons ATGATCGCTCAAATTCGCCTGCTCGTGTTGCTCGTCGCGTCCGCTTTGGTCGCTGTGGGTTTCGCACATCCCGAGCTCGA AGTGTACAATGGCAGCCAAGGAAGGGTATCGGTGCAGATCAACGAGCTGTTCGACGAGATGGTGCCCGCGATTCGAGAAATTATCTTGAAAGACTCGTTGGACCCACTGCCAATGAGCGATTACTCGAAGCAGCTG GGCGGAATCCTAGGGCTGAAAGGATCTCTCAGCATGACGAATGGTCAGTTGGTAGGACTGTCGACGATAACTCGCGGCGATGACATCGTTCTGACGTACGACAACAAGACTCTGACGGTGGACATCTCCTTGAAATTCGATGTTCTCGAC CTGAAATACAACTACTATCTCAAATACGCAATCATATCGAGAAAGGGACTCTTCGACGGCCGCTTCACGACCATGAAAATGCGTGCAGTGGTATCAATAAACTTCGACAGCTATAAAATCCTTCTCGACTCGCTCAAGATTACAGCTATCCa GAAAGTGGACGTTAAGCTCGAGGGTCACGCGTTCGACAAGGTGGTAAACGCTGTGATGAAAGTTGTCGTGGACGTATTTAAGGCGAATGTCGTGAAAACGATCGAAACAAAATGCGCAGTGACTTTCGAGAAGGTTCTGGGTAAAATCAATGGAAGGATTCCAAAACCCGACAACCAACTCATGAAATACGTTGATTACGACTTTTTGAAAAACGTTCCAACTACGTTCACCTACGTAGCTATTTAA
- the LOC143351547 gene encoding uncharacterized protein LOC143351547, giving the protein MDGGTRARVEEEKALDSSRLRSSARLGFASSSSAGNARIARRKRKKRRRQQRRNSNADDEDELVVVGGIDTADETTDAIFALEEEPNQQSGVSAIPSEEPSKQQKNRLVHNTNESQRNVSRGSGSRAAASSLNSGITLLNRRSAGKRSSRRCNTSARRNAMTMDLQRLITEVHARPAIWDQKNVNYHNRDVILKMWREIARACEVSTDVAKSKWKHLRDNFRNELKKTYRGKCDGGANEHDSKWVWFKSLFFLRDQMNSRVIGCTLSQNCTAALRSSPDGTQIEPQIDILEGHEETQFDDLDGDSCQSLLSNDDGLHQVMPPPKMNKIGRKRTLMDAIDNDYSEVDRKRYESLQKRLSMCQEEEDDTYHFLMSVRTPLKSLPLDRQMFVRLKIQELVYNEINSQNQQSRTYEGSQDVKPLRTVNATGVAVVGSGPSPGPGGGIAESVIAAGGQAISDMSNPASLLQNCTTEGSSDDAYFG; this is encoded by the exons ATGGACGGCGGCACGCGTGCACGAGTCGAggaggaaaaagccctggattcgTCTCGCCTGCGATCCTCCGCTCGGCTCGGCTTCGCGAGCTCCTCCTCGGCCGGCAACGCTCGTATCGCCAGGCGCAAGAGGAAGAAGAGGAGAAGGCAGCAACGACGAAACAGCAACGCCGACGACGAGGACGAGCTCGTCGTCGTCGGTGGCATAGACACCGCTGACGAAACCACCGACGCGATTTTCGCGCTCGAAGAAGAACCGAACCAACAGTCGGGCGTATCGGCGATCCCCAGCGAGGAACCGAGCAAGCAACAAAAAAATCGGCTCGTTCACAACACCAACGAATCTCAACGAAACGTATCCAGAGGAAGCGGCTCGCGCGCGGCTGCTTCCTCCCTCAACTCCGGCATCACGCTGCTCAACCGTCGGTCCGCCGGGAAGCGATCGTCCAGGAGATGCAACACGAGCGCCCGTAGGAACGCGATGACGATGGATCTCCAGAGACTGATCACCGAGGTGCACGCCAGGCCCGCGATCTGGGACCAGAAGAACGTCAACTATCACAATCGCGACGTCATCCTGAAGATGTGGCGGGAGATCGCGAGGGCTTGCGAGGTCTCCA CGGACGTCGCGAAATCGAAATGGAAGCACCTACGGGACAATTTCCGAAACGAGTTGAAGAAAACTTATCGAGGGAAGTGCGACGGTGGCGCCAACGAGCACGACTCGAAGTGGGTTTGGTTCAAGAGCCTGTTCTTTCTGCGGGATCAAATGAACTCGCGCGTGATCGGTTGCACCCTTTCGCAAAATTGCACGGCTGCACTTCGATCCTCGCCGGACGGCACGCAAATCGAGCCGCAAATAGACATTCTAGAGGGCCACGAGGAGACACAATTCGACGATCTGGACGGCGACTCGTGCCAGTCCCTTCTATCGAACGACGATGGCCTGCATCAGGTGATGCCCCCGCCTAAGATGAACAAAATCGGCAGAAAGAGGACCCTGATGGACGCGATCGATAACGATTATTCCGAGGTGGACCGTAAGAGGTACGAGTCCCTTCAGAAAAGATTGAGCATGTGCCAGGAGGAAGAGGACGACACCTATCATTTCCTCATGAGCGTCCGAACTCCTCTCAAGAGTTTGCCGCTCGACCGACAGATGTTCGTTAGATTGAAGATCCAGGAGCTCGTTTACAACGAGATCAATTCACAGAACCAGCAGAGTCGAACGTACGAGGGCTCGCAGGACGTGAAGCCCCTGAGAACCGTAAACGCGACCGGAGTCGCTGTGGTTGGATCGGGACCGAGTCCAGGACCTGGCGGAGGCATCGCCGAGTCTGTTATTGCGGCGGGGGGACAAGCTATCAGTGACATGTCCAACCCAGCGTCGTTGCTTCAAAATTGCACGACAGAGGGCTCCAGTGACGATGCCTACTTCGGATAA